Proteins encoded together in one Dasypus novemcinctus isolate mDasNov1 chromosome 9, mDasNov1.1.hap2, whole genome shotgun sequence window:
- the LOC131279746 gene encoding leptin receptor-like — protein sequence MYLLDIIKYIIDKNCYKAANADTQLSNAVTPETFEHLFTKHTESVTFGPLLLEPETISEDISVDMSWKNKDEMTSTTMVSVLLTTADLQKGSVCTSGLCNSTNFSEAESTKITCENGSQRQPSVKYATLVSNSVSGEIAEEQGLLNSSVSKCFSSKNSLLKNFSSNSSWEIETQAFFILSDQHPNIKSPSLTLSEGFDELLKLEGNFPEEDNDERSIYYLGVTSIKKRESDIFLTEESRVLCPFPPHNLFTDIRILQDSCSHFVENNFNLGSSVKKAFVSYMPQFQACSTQTQKIMENKMCDLTA from the exons ATGTATTTGTTAGATATCATAAAGTATATCATAGATAAGAATTGTTACAAAGCTGCAAATGCTGACACCCAGCTTTCAAATGCAGTGACT CCAGAAACATTTGAGCATCTTTTTACCAAGCATACAGAATCAGTGACATTTGGTCCTCTTCTTTTGGAGCCTGAAACCATTTCAGAAGATATCAGTGTTGATATGtcatggaaaaataaagatgagATGACGTCAACAACTATGGTTTCTGTGCTTTTGACAACTGCAGATCTGCAAAAAGGTTCTGTTTGTACTAGTGGCCTTTGCAACAGTACCAACTTCTCTGAGGCAGAAAGCACCAAGATAACCTGTGAGAATGGAAGCCAGAGACAGCCTTCTGTTAAATATGCCACACTTGTCAGCAACTCTGTATCAGGTGAAATTGCTGAAGAGCAAGGGCTTTTAAATAGCTCAGTAAGCAAGTGCTTCTCTAGCAAAAATTCTCTATTGAAGAATTTTTCCTCCAATAGCTCTTGGGAGATAGAGACGCAGGCATTTTTTATTCTATCAGATCAGCATCCCAACATAAAATCACCAAGCCTTACCTTATCAGAGGGATTTGATGAACTTTTGAAACTGGAGGGAAATTTCCCTGAAGAAGATAATGATGAAAGGTCTATCTATTATTTAGGGGTTACCTcaatcaaaaaaagagaaagtgatatATTTTTGACTGAAGAGTCAAGAGTTTTGTGCCCATTCCCACCCCACAATTTATTCACTGACATCAGGATTCTTCAGGATAGTTGCTCACACTttgtagaaaataatttcaatttaggAAGTTCTGTTAAGAAGGCTTTTGTATCTTACATGCCTCAATTTCAGGCTTGTTCCACTCAGACTCAGAAGATAATGGAAAACAAGATGTGTGACCTGACTGCCTAA